The following is a genomic window from Chanos chanos chromosome 1, fChaCha1.1, whole genome shotgun sequence.
AACTGATCTAGACACAGCCTGTAAGCCGCTCTACACTGTCGAGAGCAGGATATAAATCCAGAAATACTACAAATGAACAGATTGTTATCACTGTTTAGTCTCAGATCATTTGATGCGTTTCAGTGGagctgtttcagtgctgtggcCTGATCTAAAATAGaccagatattttttttttttacaagtgtgTTTCACTGGGGGTGTGGGGATAGGGGCAGATAGATCTAAACTAGATTGTTTTTGTTGACAATTGTGGTATAAAGTGTACCTGGAAAGACGCCTGTTTCCATAAGGCAGTTTGCTCTGTCAAACACAATTACACTGTCAAAAACGACTTCGAATTCAGTTCTTGGAACTGGATCCATGGGACAGGTGGACGGTTTCAAATGCGAGGCAATTTTCCGAAGAGGCATTTGATTAATTTTGCATAAGGCGTTCGTGTAGTTGAAGGAAACAGTCCTGTCCTCACGGCTTGAGCCATGTCAGCGTGTTTCAGTGATTGTTTTAATCAAAGAACCAAGACAGATCTTTACAATTACCAGAGGACTGGAAAAACCTGTCAGTCAATGGGAACGGATGTGAAGGGAAATCTACAGTGCATAATAAAACTCTGGAACTATCTTCATAATCATTCACTTCAGAAAAGATGGTCTGCTTCTCATTTTGTACTACCTTGTTGGAAAAACAAACGGAACTTAAGTTCACCGTATAGGTATAATATCGGCTCAGTTTCTGTCCAAATTAGTTTAGCAATTGGTAGTCAGCTTTGGGTTGGGAGACTCACTTACTCATCCAGGGTTCAGCTCTGGTAAGAGGTAAATGTTAATTTTTATCTGGTGTTAAAGTATTTCACTTTACCGCGTATTGATCACATACAAACTTGATCGATCATAAATGATGTCTGAGAGAACTCTGCTGATACAGTAATTCAATGTGATTTTCTGCCTCAGGGCTTAGCACTCTAAAACGCATGGACAACTGTgtccaaaatgaaaagaaaaaaaaagtaaagtaaaaaacaGGCTGAAATAATCAATATTACTGAGAATATAATCAAATACATTGATAAGAAAATCTCTCTCAATAACTTCTTGGTAAATTGAGATAAAGAAACGTGCGACAGACATCAAGGTTTAGATGTTTTCCCAAACTATACGCTTCTTCCTTGCTTAACACCTCAGGCTTTGTAGTTTCTCTGGAGGGATGAATTCGCTGGAAAGAGAACTGACGTGTGGGTACGGTATATGACCCACAAATCGCTAACCCCGATAAGCAACGCGAGGTGAATGCCCTGGAGATAGAGGCCTAACAGTGAGTGAGGCGTCGGGCAAAGGCAGTGAGATCAGGGGCCAAATTAAGAGCCTTACAAAAGGCCTAGGCTGCAGTGGACAGGCAAGAATAGCCCTCGCCAACTCATGACAAATTCCTCTTTACAACTGCCTCCAGCTACGAGCCCTACCACAATCTAAACGCCTTCCACACAGGCCactgtagtaaaaaaaaattattaaatattgcttttacaaagaaaaatatttaagtcTGAGGCTGTTTGTGtcatctccttaaaaaaaaaaaaaaaaaaaaaaaaaaaaaaggaagccaACTTCCTGAAATTGTGATTCAGTTGTCTCTCTGCCTAAAAatgcagggggtgggggtggggggacgcAAACAAACAAGTTTCCGTGAAAAGACGACCACTGTTTTATTTAGAAGGATGCCCCGGTCGCTCAGCAACTGGGCTGTCAAACGCAGCAAcgtgtaaaacacatcagttatGCCGGGTGGAAATGGACTTCAGAAGAGGACAGTGTCTGAGAGAAtgtcacacacagcctcagtgAAAACAGAGTGAGACGTCCACATTGTTCCAGGCTGACCTAGCTTCCAGAAAAAATTAAGACTGGAATCCCTTCAAAAAAAACGCTCGCACCGTTCATATGAAGAAAAAGGCattttttgtagaaaaaaaaaatcttccatgACATTTGTTGTgagtgacagttttttttccgcAGGGTTTCACACATTCATTGCTAAATTTTCcaatacaaacaaatacagtaacGTCTGCATAGACTAGCGACTCCTATAAGCTCCCACTAACCAAATGATTTAATGTGTCAAGGGGACTGGTGTTGAAAATGATGATACAGTACACCAAAACAGCACAACCGTCTCAACAGAGCGTGACTGCGACCAGTTACTCTGAGCTCACTGACAATGACGGACAGACACTTGAAAGGATATGTCTTCAAAATCACAATGCAATGACCGAGCAAAAGACAACACCGGATCTACAACCACCATGATCCAGTGTCAACAACAAAACCGTGCGTCATCAGGTTCCCAAAGCCGATATTTATGTTAGCGCTGCCATTTGGAAACCACGGCCAACGTGCAAAACAACATATAACTCTCTGCACTTCTGAACAGTGGGAGAGAGTACAGTGTTGATTTCTGatgcgtctttttttttgttgttgttttcctctttctcctacATCTTGACTGACTTGTGTTTGGACAAAGCCAGAGGAAAGCCTGCTTTCGATACACACTTTACTGCACTGTTAAACAGTGTTGAATCTGTGACTGGGTTTGATCATTACTCCTTGCAAAACCTCCTCTATACGCACTGCTGAGTCAATAACCAAACACAAAGATGAGGCGAAACACCTCCTACCACCTCCTAAACACTCAAGATTTGAACTTTTTTGAACTTCTGCGGTACGTTCCGGAAGTATAGAATATGGAAGAGGTTTCCACTTCCTTTATCCTTCAAAGAGTCAGAGATTTGCTTTCCTCTTCAATACCCTAATATCCTACTAAAACCAGTTCAAAACACATAGGACAGGATTCCTTTACGGACCAAGGCCACGTTGCAGGCAAACACTGGCCCAACTCCTTATTAGCAAATAAATATTCCTATGTTTGGGGTTTCTGTGTCTTTATCTACACCTTTCAAATATAATGTGCTGATCTCTACTTGTAGTAATAACCCAAGCACATTTCTAGATCTAGATTTAGACACATTTCAAAACGAATTTCAACTTAAACTATTAACAAACACATCTATGATTAAGCATCAAAATATAAGCAATACATTTGTTTCAATCTGTACCAGAGACAAAACCTTCAGACTGCCACAGCCCTGAGCAAAGCCATTACATACCACATGATCAATTTCTCAATTACACAGGTACATACATTAAGGGAAACCCTGACATGCACTTAGGTAAGCAACAACTCATGAGGTCACTTTGTATTGACCGAATCCCGCATGTCTAGGACAGGTCCCATGGCAGAGCATCTCCAGTCCCTCGTACCTGTGAAATATGCatcatgatatatatatatatctctattAGCCATCGTATTGTGAACAAATGGGAGAGCAAATGGGAGCTATACATATGGCTGGCACCAGATGGCTGGTAAAAGCCCTCAGGAAGCGACGGATAGCTGGTGAAAATCTCTCTCACCCCCTATGACTAAACTAACTTAAACATTAGGAAAGCATGTCACGGCAGCTGCGCTTAAGATTCAGCCGCACAATGAACTTGCGACACGTGATGGTGGAGTATCTACAGACACAGGCGGTGATACATGGCTTAAAGACGAAAAACGcataaggaaaaaagaaacgaaaGGGAGATCTCAGCCCTGTTGTCACGTTAAACGAAATCAAAGTCTAAGGTCAGTAAACCTTATGAGAATGAGTCATCAAAAGAAGCAAACAACTTGGCTACAGTTTAACAGCTTATAAATTGCCAAGATCAGGAGATACTGAGCTGAGAAGAAAGgaggacaaaggaaaaaaaaacctaaaaatatGTCAGACAGCCATTGCCGTCCAGTGcacttcacacagaaaaattTCACACCGGTTTCAATAAATCAACAAGGAATTCGTTTGCCTTGATGGATGTTAGGTTAAATGAAACTGGGGCGATTGCAAATAAGGCAGGCCCTCTGCTCATTTTGATTGGACGAGGACACGTGTAGAATGAAGACTGGGCCTAGGCCTACATAACAATCACGCTCTCAAAAAGCCTGATCTAGCACATGTAGGCTAATGACAGTTTAGAATTTGTTATTCCTGCCAGAGAAAATGAGGTGCTTTCTATCAACAAAACTACCTCTGGAacaggggcacacacacacacacaccagctgctAGAGTGAAGAAAGCTACGGATGACCTGTGAGAGAGTTTTATGGACGACAAAGCGTGATGAATACATAAAGACGTCTCTCCCTCACAACTGCACTCGTCAAATTTAAGCAGTCTCATAAACCTCCAACATATTCTGGCACCTATTTCTGCATCGAGTGAGGAGACCCACATTAACTATTCATAAACGCCACAGCTTCTAAATAGAGTCTTTAATGAAGTGTACTGCCTTTGCTTTCAGATGTCACCGCTCTGACTGATACAGGATGACAACAAACTACATGCAAAAATCGCATTCTTTGTGGGTCATGATATCAAATGTTTGTGAGACATCATGACAAAAGCAACTACAGTGACAGACTAGACTATTAAAGGCTGCAGCCCAAGTGTGATATATCCATTGagtgacattacaacacacatcCAGAATGCTGGCTCTTTGGTGGAATGCGGAAAGTGCGTAAACAAAGTGAGGCAAGGAGagctcattgggtgaaaggaaACGTGGGTAATTGATGAGGGATTCATGCTGAAAGCATGCGTCTCTCAGCAAGTCGACACAGGGTTTTTAAGCGTTTATCGGCCTCAACTTCCAGTTAGACCGActatgggggtggggtgagtgTACACGCATACAATGTAACCCTCTGTCATGAACATTTCCACATCTCTGCATACCTTTATCAACCAGAACATCCACCAATTCCTTTTCCCCCCACCTCTAGGAGCTTCAAAGCATGAATACAGccctctctcatactcacagaAAGAGGACCAAACAGTGTCCCAGTACATGGTGAACACACCAGTCCAGAGGATGGAGCACAGATGAATGCTTCCACAAGACTAGAGATAATGAGTTTCTAATTTAGAAACAGAACAAGTGTAAAGGAACAGACACTGGAAATGTCATATTGTACTCTATGTACCATAGAAACATAGCCACACCATCCAAGTGAGATGTGATTGAGCACTAGATAACTGCTCACTGAATACTTGATGAGTCTCAGGTTCCACAACATCACCTTTGTGaggtataaaaaaaaccaacatcAACTAAAACTCCTAAAACAGACATATCATGAGGCAAAAACTGTCTGTGAACCAAGACACCAGTGTCAAGTATCATTCTCAAGTATTTGGTCACCTTAGTGCGAGTAGAAGCGAAACACAGCAAATCTGACCGCTGTTGGTACTACACTGCATTGCCTTTGGAATTAAAATCACACCAATGCCAGTTTGCTATTATTGTACGTGTCACATGGTATTTAAGAGACAAATTTTTTGAATAGGTGATTAGCCTAAATTTTTAGGGGGTGTGGGGCGGTCTGGCAAGCTAGCATCAACTGGATGACCTAATCGTAGCCACCTTGTCAACTGGGTGCGCAACTCAACCTGTTTTTCGCTAACTAACGACAGATATGTTACATATCAATGTATGGATAATGTATCTTCCTTAACCTAGCGTAGTAGTGTTGTAACGTAGTACAAGACAGAAATGGAATACGTAGTTCATCTACTTCAGACGTTTCTTGAGGAGAGAGATATCAACTACAGGGAAAAATAAAGGATACAGAACTAAGACGTCAGCTAAGAGTCTTTCAGACCCAGCTAGCTAATTTAGCTAAACTAACTTATCAGACTACTCAGAGAGCCCAACAAGATAGATTCCGGCCAACTTTATTGGTCTGGCATTGCTGACAATTCTGAAAATTATGCGCGTACGTTATATAAATTGCAGATTAAAGTGACAGACCCTCTGCTACTACGGGAAATAGAGCAAAAAGGTGGATAGGCTAACTAGCAAGCTGTTGGCTAAGTAAAACGGACCTATGCATGTAGACGCCATGTTGACCGAACCAAAATGGCTGAATGAGAGATGAGTTGACATAGTCAGCTGTCTGCTTTCAGATGGGTTCGTGACGATTTTCTAGGGGTTAAATCAGTGATAACGTAAAGAGAACGTTACATCTGAACGATTGAACGCTGTTCTTAAATGACAAGGTAAGACAAAAGCAGCACATATCACCTACTAGACAGCAAGTCTGTAAAATATCGCTGTCTATACATGCGTGAGTTAGTTAGCTGGCTGTTAGCTTGCTATGTGGGGCGGCTAGCGTAAACTAGCTAACCGGACAATTTGCTAAGTAGCTCATGTTAAGCAAGTATACGAAGGGTTTCCACTCTGACTGAGAATTGGGTGACACttctgtgttatctgtgttttacCCAGCCGTCGATATTCACATCCCCAAAGGCACCATTTCACCCTTAAATTTCAGTTAACGTGTTAGCTGGTTAGCATAATTTGTCAGCAGTTTGTTAGCAAACACGCTAACGTGTACTCTGCGATACCTGGAGTTCGGCCCTCTCCACTTCCCAGTGAGCCCTCTCCATCTCGAAGCGGGCCCATTCGTGTTGGATGTAGTGTAAAATTCCCGGGATAGTGTATTGCTGGGGCCTCGGCAACTCGTCAGGTGGCTGTTGGACCATTAGCGCACCACTCTGAGGATTAATGTTACTATTCCCCTGTTGCGGTGGCTGCTGCTGTCTTGGGGCGGCCATTCCTATTCCTCCTCCGCCGGGGTGttcatccattttttaaaacaggaaaGTCCCGGTAGAAGTCACCGTAGAATTTCGTTTGGAATCCCCGAGCCCCTTTCAGTCTACAGTTCTGGATCAGCGTTGTAACGTTTCGCTCCGGGTGAATGTCAGTTATTCTGGAGAACGGCACAGTGTTTTGGATTTAGTGTCAACGCACGGATTTGCCGGCCGCCATTAGTCCGATCCCTGGATATGAGTCTCTTTTCTGCGGGGGTGAGGGAGAATTGGCTCGCGCTGCATGATGGGACGTGTTCACCCAACCCTCTTTCTCAATAATCCAAATACAGTACTTGCTATCATAGAGCATGCGTGTAGTAGCCATCCCAAAGATAGTTTGAGCACAACCTCACACTGTATTATAAGGCCTCGCAGATGTATGATTGAACCTTAGAATGTTACtactacaataataataataataataataataataataataataataataataataataacagcaacacCGGATTCCTTATCCAGTGTCTGAGTTTAATTATTCACAGACTACTTTTTAATTGTTGAAGTCGaaagatattttatttaatcGTAATTAACACATCGTTTAACTAAAGCGACTGTACGTATACAAATCATATActattttacattcattttagggaggatctccttttttttccagattatCATGATAAAGTTTTTCCTGATGGTCAACAAACAAGGACAGACTCGTCTGTCAAAGTTCTATGAGCCCGTGGACATTGGGAAGCGGGCCGCTCTCGAGGCTGATGTCGTCAAAAGCTGCCTCGCGCGCAGGAAAGAGGAGGTCTGACGCGTTTCGTTTCTGTCCTCTCTGAAGGACCATTTATTCTTTATCGGGTATAGTGCATACCTGAACTGTGACACTTGAGCACTGGGTATTTTAGATCAAAGTTTTACGACGATTAAATGCATTTAGATGCTGATAATACTGTGTATATGCCCTTGCCTCGTGACGGATTTTTTATGcctcttttttattctcttcagTGTTCTTTTGTGGAGTATAAGGACTATAAATTGGTGTATCGCCAGTATGCTGCCCTGTTCATTGTTGTCGGCATCACAGATAATGAGGTATTTTTACAGCTTCACCATATAAGGGACTCAGATATTGGTGTCAAGTCTGAAGAGTCCATATTCTGTGGGAATGAGGCTTCACGAGgcctttcatttcaaatttctcATTGCCAAGTGCTTTAAAATGACtacagaagaaaagaaggaactaatttttttttgtcttttctctgttcacagAACGAGCTCTCCATTTATGAACTGGTGCATAACTTCATTGAGGTCTTGGATAAATACTTCAGTCATGTTGTAAGTTTATACTTTGTTGGAGAAAaccatatttttcatttttctaggTTGAATTATTTGCTATGTCATGtcattttttctgctcttttcacAGAGTGAACTAGATGTATCCTTCACAACTGAGAaatactgtttttgtttcatttcagccCAATGCTGAATTTCTACATTATAATTCCtgattttaaaggtttttttaatccattttttcAGTGTAGCAGTTATATTCAATACAACAATGTAGTTTTATAGATTTATCATATTACAACATAATAGTTTAAATGTAGTTGTGTAATGTAGAATGTAAAAACCCCCGTCACTGAATGTGGATATATTTGCATTGTTTCCCTTAATCCTAATCTCAGATTATGTTCAATTTGGATAAAGTGCATATCATTCTCGATGAAATGATCTTGAATGGACACATTGTGGAGACCAATAAGAACCGTATACTGGCACCACTACTGGCTCTAGATAAACTGGCTGAAAGCTGACCGAGTTACAAATCTGTCCGGAAGATTAAATCCACCTTCATGCTTTCAGTTCAGTCTTTGCTTTTGGGACTTGTGTGTTAAGTTAAACATCTGATATTGCTGTATATTTCGGATGGCCTTATTCACTTTTTGGATCATGgaaaaagccaaaagaaaatGATGGAGGTCCAGGCAACACTGTTCATACTTTGCaaacattttaatgattatttttggAGCatacacatttgaaaatatctGTTTACTTCAAACTGCAACTTgagttaaataaatgtttataataTACAAAGAAAATACAAGGGAAAGCATAgcttgcttttttcttttttttttttccttcgtttttttttttttcctttttttttctattttttttttaatgtgcctTGCACACAGAACCAGTGTTTTTGTCTCTATAGCTTTATTGTAAAATTACACAAATTCACTCAGGGACTTTGATCCTTTTAGCAGGGCAATGAacaatcgaaaaaaaaaacaaaaacaaagaaaacacacacacacactctcacacaataaCGAAAACgcaaaaaggagagaaataagCAGAATGCATGATTGTATGCAGTAAGATGAAGTAAAAtgaaagaagggagaaaaaaaaagagaaaagaaaatcctAATATTTCAAATGATGCAGGCACTAGTAAAACTTAAAACCAGTTAAGGAAATGCCCAAATACTCTCTCTAGTTACAGCTCTATAGAAGCAGGGAATCAGAGGGTTTGGTGTTGGAGATGTCGtctgcaaaggaaaaaaaaacaaaacaaaaacaaaacaaaaaacacaaaacacgaaagaaaagaaggaaagaaagaaagaaaaaaaagcctatgTTGAACTTTACACTGATGCTCAGAGCCCAGGTATGAGAGTAAACACTGCAGAGAATATGAGGACACAGTCCTGACTTCCAGTCACTCTAGCCCTTACAGCAGAGGAGTGCTCTGGGACAGGCCTGGTGGGGAGCAGCAGGGGGGAGCTAAGGAGACCCCTTCAACCTGTCAATAGGTAGTGGAGCTGACATGGGACGCTTCCTTATATATATCTCTTCtttgtttggggggtggggggggatttCATCAGAGCACacagcgttttttgttttgttttgtttgtttgttttttttgtttgtttgtttttcttttttctgcaacaaaaacacaacaggcTTGACCATGGATGGGTGGGGCATCTGGGTGGTGGACATGGAGAGCATGCTCAGTTCAGGTGGAAGCCCTTCTCCATGGTAGCAGCAAGAAGGCGCGCTCGCATGATCTCCTCAGACGAATACTCTGGCAGCTTCAGGTAGTGCACACATGTGTTAACGGAGGGGTAGCTGGAGTCTGTGGCATCCACCTATAAAACATGGTTTAAATATACCTCTTAGTCCGTCTGGTATACACTCTGCTCATTGTTTAAAGGGGGAGTTCAACCTTTTTCCACATAGAAGGGCcatagtttgtttgttcataCCTCTGATGCGTGTgggttttgctttgttttgttttataatcaATCAATCTATCATTTGGGTATTGACttgattttttaaaagtcttacTTTCTGTATTGACCCACAGCACTTAAATGTACACTGATTTACAGGGTCATGAAGAGTTGTGTTTTAGTGTACAGTGAATGTCCAAATTAATGACTGATGAAATatcaaaagagaacaaacagaaaatagaaaCATCTACTTCAGGGTTTTTTAAGAGACCTGTGAACCGATTTGCTGTCACAGAGAAGTCACACATGCGTAGAACTGCAAATTGTAAATtgcttgttttgaaaatgtaat
Proteins encoded in this region:
- the ap4s1 gene encoding AP-4 complex subunit sigma-1 codes for the protein MIKFFLMVNKQGQTRLSKFYEPVDIGKRAALEADVVKSCLARRKEECSFVEYKDYKLVYRQYAALFIVVGITDNENELSIYELVHNFIEVLDKYFSHVSELDIMFNLDKVHIILDEMILNGHIVETNKNRILAPLLALDKLAES